Proteins encoded within one genomic window of Gigantopelta aegis isolate Gae_Host unplaced genomic scaffold, Gae_host_genome ctg3512_pilon_pilon:::debris, whole genome shotgun sequence:
- the LOC121392198 gene encoding uncharacterized protein LOC121392198 isoform X2 gives MLKYVGVWMMTLCVVRLNMDGNTSLSAATKYGDMEPWWMVDLRGYFDIHDVIVTNFTYSNLWRRLHSFTIDVFMENPIGCARATPVQCYNRNDTLGRGETVQFKCRSPVIGRFVRIKKWRMENNYDTLMLSEVQVLGTRATDCAFSRLFHRVRETRLNSANDVISGVDVMNCASRCGRRDCLAFIYNQNSQQCQLISAPTFDDSTTMTSSWDYYGVDLC, from the exons ATGTTGAAATATGTTGGTGTTTGGATGATGACATTGTGTGTAGTACGACTTAATA TGGATGGAAACACGAGCTTATCCGCAGCAACGAAATACGGCGACATGGAACCGTGGTGGATGGTGGATCTGCGTGGCTACTTTGACATACATGACGTCATCGTCACGAACTTCACTTATAGCAATTTGT GGAGGCGACTTCACAGCTTCACCATTGACGTGTTTATGGAGAATCCAATAGGCTGTGCACGCGCCACCCCAGTCCAGTGCTACAACCGCAACGACACACTGGGGCGTGGTGAGACTGTACAGTTTAAATGCCGCTCGCCCGTGATTGGTCGATTCGTCCGTATTAAGAAGTGGAGAATGGAGAACAATTATGACACACTAATGCTTTCTGAGGTTCAGGTTCTTGGCACAAGGGCGACAG ATTGTGCTTTCTCTCGACTTTTTCACCGTGTACGAGAGACGCGACTGAACTCggcaaatgacgtcatttccggCGTTGACGTCATGAATTGCGCGAGCAGATGCGGCCGTCGCGATTGTTTGGCATTCATCTACAACCAGAACAGCCAACAGTGTCAGCTCATTTCAGCTCCGACGTTTGACGATTCAAcaacgatgacgtcatcgtgggATTACTACGGAGTGGATCTTTGTTGA
- the LOC121392197 gene encoding uncharacterized protein LOC121392197, producing the protein MWMVDLRGYFDIHDVIIANCDDDYSCCGFSRLFHLVRETQLNSTNDVISGIVDVMNCASRCGHHDCLAFNYNQNSQQCQLISAPTFNDSATMTSSWDYYGVDLC; encoded by the exons ATGTGGATGGTGGATCTGCGTGGGTACTTTGACATACATGACGTCATCATCGCGAACTGTGACGATGACTATTCGT GTTGTGGTTTCTCTCGACTTTTTCACCTTGTACGAGAGACGCAACTCAACTCgacaaatgatgtcatttccgGCATTGTTGATGTCATGAATTGCGCGAGCAGATGTGGCCACCACGATTGCTTGGCGTTCAACTACAACCAGAACAGCCAGCAGTGTCAGCTCATTTCAGCTCCGACGTTTAACGATTCAGcaacgatgacgtcatcgtgggATTACTACGGAGTGGATCTTTGTTGA
- the LOC121392198 gene encoding uncharacterized protein LOC121392198 isoform X1 has protein sequence MLKYVGVWMMTLCVVRLNRTFSNVAFHKPATMSTVFNVNNVASRAVDGNTSLSAATKYGDMEPWWMVDLRGYFDIHDVIVTNFTYSNLWRRLHSFTIDVFMENPIGCARATPVQCYNRNDTLGRGETVQFKCRSPVIGRFVRIKKWRMENNYDTLMLSEVQVLGTRATDCAFSRLFHRVRETRLNSANDVISGVDVMNCASRCGRRDCLAFIYNQNSQQCQLISAPTFDDSTTMTSSWDYYGVDLC, from the exons ATGTTGAAATATGTTGGTGTTTGGATGATGACATTGTGTGTAGTACGACTTAATA GAACTTTTTCAAACGTTGCTTTTCATAAACCTGCCACCATGAGTACAGTGTTTAACGTTAATAACGTAGCATCTCGTGCAGTGGATGGAAACACGAGCTTATCCGCAGCAACGAAATACGGCGACATGGAACCGTGGTGGATGGTGGATCTGCGTGGCTACTTTGACATACATGACGTCATCGTCACGAACTTCACTTATAGCAATTTGT GGAGGCGACTTCACAGCTTCACCATTGACGTGTTTATGGAGAATCCAATAGGCTGTGCACGCGCCACCCCAGTCCAGTGCTACAACCGCAACGACACACTGGGGCGTGGTGAGACTGTACAGTTTAAATGCCGCTCGCCCGTGATTGGTCGATTCGTCCGTATTAAGAAGTGGAGAATGGAGAACAATTATGACACACTAATGCTTTCTGAGGTTCAGGTTCTTGGCACAAGGGCGACAG ATTGTGCTTTCTCTCGACTTTTTCACCGTGTACGAGAGACGCGACTGAACTCggcaaatgacgtcatttccggCGTTGACGTCATGAATTGCGCGAGCAGATGCGGCCGTCGCGATTGTTTGGCATTCATCTACAACCAGAACAGCCAACAGTGTCAGCTCATTTCAGCTCCGACGTTTGACGATTCAAcaacgatgacgtcatcgtgggATTACTACGGAGTGGATCTTTGTTGA